The sequence AACGATAGGAGATGCGTACTCGGATGTGCTCTCCCTAATTATACCTCTTTCTAATAATCCGTCGAGGATACaacgtaatttatttttctcatcaTACGATAATCTACGAggtgaaaatgaaaaaggttTGTCGTTCGTAAGCGTTAATTTCATCGTATTTTCTACGCTTGGCTCTGCAGGTCTCTGTGCGTTAATGTACGTCTTATTAAACAACTCGCGTGCTCGTGTCTTAATCTCAGCCGAAAGGCTCTCGTCGAAATGCATGTCGTCGGCACTAATGCACGCGTTAACCTGATCTACCTCAATGTTCATAATGTCGGCTATATCGTTGCATTCTACCGTTTCTTCTCTACTCAACGATAACTTGGCAATTTTCATGAAGTCGCGTCCTAAAACTAATGGGTTTTTCATCGTTTCATCCGGTACAATTCTCAACGTAACATAATATTTTACTGCGTCATAAATAATCGTAGCTCGCATCTTTCCTAAAACGTTCAAGTCACTACCATTAATTCCATGAAACCTATCTGAATCGCGATCGGTCATAAAAcacattctcggaatgtaacccTCTTTAACAAAACTAATCGGGCTCCCTGAATCAATTAGTGCGTTTACTTTTGTACTGAAACTACCGCTCTCGCTACTTATCTGTAATTCTACCGCACGCCGAAAGTCATCGACTTCTTTCCGCCCACGGGTAATGTAGTTGACTTCGCCCCTCGTTGTCTGTGTGCTGCATCGATTTGCTCGATGACCCATCTGTCCGCACGTGAAACAGGAACCCCTTTCTCTTGCTGGCTTCGTACAATCAGCTGAGAAGTGACCCGGCTCGTTGCAATTAAAACATCTCCGCCCGGTGCTCGCTGATCCTTGTCCTTCCCTCGGCGATGGCCTTCCCGATCCTTGTCCTTCCCTCGGCAATGGCCTTCCTGATCCGACAGCTGAAGGGCCTGTTGTTTGGTGGCGTATGGGTGGTCTACCGGATCCATCCAACGGTGTGACTTTACCCGACAACAAAACTCCTTCCGATAGTCGCGGTCTTCCCGCCGGCAACTTGACGTTTGTGAAAGCCGTCAGTATTTCATCCACGGACTTATAACACTGCACCTTAGCTTGTATTTGCAATTCCCTATTCGGTATACCGTCAACGACGTAGCTAAGTAATTCTGTTTCCGAAACAGGCACTCGGTTTGCAAGGATTGTCTTATCATGCACGTAATCGGCGAAAGATTCTTCCACGGCCCATTTCCTCGTTTCAAGCTCGCATCTCAAACATAAAGGATCTAGTCGTTGCCCGTACAGCCTCTTCAACTCTTTCAAAAGCTCATCAGTGCCTAATTCCACACAGTCCATTCTAGAATGATACCACTTCAATGCGCGACCCGTCAATCTGCTACACACTAGAGCTTTCGCTTGGTGGTTGTCCAACTCGTACGTCGACAGGAGTCCTCTCACCTGTTTCTCCCACCGGTCAAAGTCCTTACTATTCCCACCAAATTCACCCACTATTTCTTTCAACTCTTGCCACTTCTTCACTCTCGTCCGTCCAGATGCGCTTGCTTCTGATCTTGGCGTCTCCCGTAACAACGCCAATTCTCTTCTAAACAGTTCGTTCTCTCGTACAACAACGTCTCGTTCTCTCCTTAGAACGTCTAATTCGCGTAAAGTTATCTCGTCCACCAGCCCTCTCGTATCGGGTCGATGGCGAGTCTCGTCGCTCGTCCCCGCAACCGGTTCTTCCGTACACCCATCATCTGTCATAGCTAATTCTTCCACTGTGACACCAGCACCCAATAAACGTTTTATCAGTTCGGCCTTCGTACCAGTCGATTGCAAATTCTTGGCTTTCAGCTTCTCTTTCAGTTCCGGTACCGTAAGAGAACAACTCATTTTAAAGCGACACGGTATGAAATTTCACACAAATGTCCGTCACGTAACTTCACGTAAAACcgacttgaaattgaaattgcaaaacgACTGTCTCAATCCCACTTCTGAAAattataaggaggctcgacacggaattcaggctcgatacggaattcataaagattcgacacgacgtgttatttcgttgatcgctcgcaggggactgtctctttttatttttaaacaaaatcacaacgtaaacattaacaaaacattaacgcaatcaataaaaacatatataacacttgcaatcaataaaaacatatataacacttgcaatcaataaaaacatatataacatgcacacttacatcattcttacaaatgggaaatgtaaacctaaacgtagaattggattcgtaacctcgaagttacaagtcgattcgctcaactatccggggggagtaaatgcggcgactgtagcggcactcaccaccgatgcgaagtcagcgtcgcgaaattggcgttaaattcgaacgtttgaatcagttattttctttcgggcccttttcagccctgaaccgtgcaagcgccgagattcgggtttcatttttaacgcggcagcttataccccccgagcgttaccgaccactgccggtggtggtcggtaacttatcctccgccgaggtcgacgcgtcaccgatgcacacgtaaaaaatttttcgcgaattgtcgcaaatttttcgcgcggtaaactttcgtctccgcgtcctccgtccgacgagcctactctcgcccgcacccgtcggcccgttctcgagctatacggcgacaaagaaatcgcaaaatttcactaatttgacgtcaccgaaaaagttacggccaactgggaactaaaggtatatcgcctttccgaattttccgggagcccgtcgggccttcgtccccgcccggctgggctcggctcggctcgaggtcgaggtcgtctgtagcgacgacggtggcgaagagaggcgcgcgattggtctgtcttcgccaaccacccccccacccccctcactttaaaattaatgggaaatgtaaacataaacgtagaatcggattcgtaacctcgaagttacaagtcgattcgctcaactatcaggggagagtaaatgcggcgactgtagcggcactcaccaccgatgcgaagtcagcgtcgcgaaattggcgttaaattcgaacgtttgaatcagttattttctttcgggcccttttcagccctgaaccgtggaagcgccgaaatccgggtttcatttttaacgcggcagcttataccccccgaccgttaccgaccactgccggtggtggtcggtaacttatcctccgccgaggacgacgcgtcaccgatgcacacgtaaaaaatttttcgcgaattttcgcgcggtaaactttcgtctccgcgtcctccgtccgacgagcctactctcgcccgcacccgtcggcccgttctcgagctatacggcgacaaagaaatcgcaaaatttcactaatttgacgtcaccgaaaaagttacggccaactgggaactaaaggtatatcgcctttccgaattttccgggagcctgtcgggccttcggccccgcccggctgggctcggctcggctcgaggtcgaggacgtctgtagtgacgatggtggcggagaggcgcgcgattggtctgtcatcgccaaccaccccccctccctttaaaattaatgggaaatgtaaacctaaacgtagaatcggattcgtaatctcgaagttacaagtcgattcgctcaactatcaggggagagtaaatgaggcgactgtagcggcactcaccaccgatgcgaagtcagcgtcgcgaaattggcgttaaattcgaacgtttgaatcagttattttctttcaggcccttttcagcccggaaccgtgcaagcgccgagattcggatttcatttttaacgcggcagcttataccccccgagcgttaccgaccactgccgatggtggacggtaacttatcctccgccgaggtcgacgcgtcaccgatgcacacgtaaaaaatttttcgagaatttttcgctcggtaatccttcgtctccgcgtcctccgtccgacgagcctactctcgcccgcagccgtcgacccgttctcgagctatacggcgacaaagaaactttgattttgcactaatttgacgtcatcgaaaaagttacggccaac is a genomic window of Lasioglossum baleicum unplaced genomic scaffold, iyLasBale1 scaffold0022, whole genome shotgun sequence containing:
- the LOC143219307 gene encoding uncharacterized protein LOC143219307 gives rise to the protein MSCSLTVPELKEKLKAKNLQSTGTKAELIKRLLGAGVTVEELAMTDDGCTEEPVAGTSDETRHRPDTRGLVDEITLRELDVLRRERDVVVRENELFRRELALLRETPRSEASASGRTRVKKWQELKEIVGEFGGNSKDFDRWEKQVRGLLSTYELDNHQAKALVCSRLTGRALKWYHSRMDCVELGTDELLKELKRLYGQRLDPLCLRCELETRKWAVEESFADYVHDKTILANRVPVSETELLSYVVDGIPNRELQIQAKVQCYKSVDEILTAFTNVKLPAGRPRLSEGVLLSGKVTPLDGSGRPPIRHQTTGPSAVGSGRPLPREGQGSGRPSPREGQGSASTGRRCFNCNEPGHFSADCTKPARERGSCFTCGQMGHRANRCSTQTTRGEVNYITRGRKEVDDFRRAVELQISSESGSFSTKVNALIDSGSPISFVKEGYIPRMCFMTDRDSDRFHGINGSDLNVLGKMRATIIYDAVKYYVTLRIVPDETMKNPLVLGRDFMKIAKLSLSREETVECNDIADIMNIEVDQVNACISADDMHFDESLSAEIKTRARELFNKTYINAQRPAEPSVENTMKLTLTNDKPFSFSPRRLSYDEKNKLRCILDGLLERGIIRESTSEYASPIVLTKKKNGEIRMCVDFRTLNKITVRDNFPLPLIEDQLDLLEGKKYFTTLDLKDGFFHVKMDEASVKFTSFVTPFGQYEYTRMPFGLKGAPLKFQRYVTEIFKELINEGEISVYLDDFLIATETIEHHMEVLGKVFKLLTANLLNLRLDKCRFLQTKLDYLGYTVTNEGIRPTEQGLEAVKKFPLPRNVREVQGFLGLCSYFRKFIEGFSILAKPLYDLTRKDAKFQLGEKEKQAFEMLKNRLLNAPILSIYSPRDETELHCDASASGFGAILLQRKADKKLHPVFYFSKRTTEIESRYHSFELETLAIVSALRRFRTYLLGIKFKILTDCQALSLTLNKKETNPRIARWVLEMQNYDYVLEHRAGSRMLHVDSLSRQVLVIEDNSFDRNLALCQHNDKDIEKIRTELETTESKLYEMRNGLVYRKYQDTYWFPDMRSKIEKHIRGCLKCIAYTPNYGKLEVDAFTKYIKMYPTKTTNTADLIKCLKSYFEHYSRPLRIVSDRGSCFTSREFDEFTQEYNIQHVMIATASPQANGQDSVSKPLRPCHASTQCLTTPPTLRGHATSCLRKKKLTAKKLNM